The genomic stretch gtatttggttttacttgcgtttaagagcagttggaggccacagaaggagtgttgtatggcattgaagctcgtttgaaggttagttaacagtgtttAAAAaaaggccagatgtatacagaatggtgttgtctgcgtagaggtgaatcagggaatcacccgcagcaagagcgacatcatcgatatatacagagaaaagagttggcccgagaattgaaccctgtggtacccccatagagactgccagaggtccggacaacaggccctccgatttgacacactgaagtctgtttgcgaagtagttggtgaaccaggcatggcattcatttgagaaaccaaggctattgagtctgctgaaaagaatgtggtgattgacagagtcgaaaggaagttttctagggagtttttcctagccaccgtgcttctacacctgcattgcttgctgtttggggttttaggctgggtttctgtacagcactttgagatatcagctgatgtacgaagggctatataaataaatttgatttgatttgaaagccttggccaggtcaatgaagacagcTGTACAGCACTgttttttatcgatggcagttatgatatcgtttagtaccttgagcacgGCTGTGGTGTACCCGTGACCAgcacggaaaccagattgcacagcggagaaagtacggtgggattcaaaatggtccgtgatctgtttattaacttggatttcgaagactttagaggcagggcaggatggatataagtctataacagtttgggtccagagcATCACCCgctttgaagagggagatgaccgtGGCAGCCagcaatctttagggatctcggacgatacgaaagaggttgaacagactggtaattgGGCTTGCAACAATGGCAGCGGAGTCTTAGAAAGAGGGCTTCAGATTGTATAGCCCCAGCTGacttgtacgggtccaggttttgcagctctttcagaacatctgctatctggatttgggtgaaggagaagctggggaggctcgggtAATGTAGTTGCGGGGGGGCTGTTGGCCAGTATAGCCAGGagaaaagcatggccagccgtagagaaatgcttattgaaatgttcaattatcatgaatttatcggtggtgaccgtgttacctagcctcagtgcagctgggaggaggtgctcttgttctccatggacagtgtcccaaaaccttttggagttagagctacaggatgcaaatttctgtttgaaaaagctagcctttgctttcctgactgactgcgtctattggttcctgacttccctgaacagttgcatatcggtgactattcgatgctattgcagtccgccagaGGATGTTTtggtgctggtcaagggcagtcaggtctggagtgaaccaagggctatgtctgttcttagttctacatttttttaaaggggcttgcttatttaagatggtgaggaaattacttttaaagaacgaccaggcatcctcgactgacgggatgagataatatctttccaggatactcgggccaggtcgattagaaaggcctgctcacagaagtgttttagggagcgtttgacagtgatgaggggtggtcgtttgaccgcggacccatagcggctGCAGGCAATTTACATAAGTAAAAGCACTGGCAGAAAGGTATTCAAAAGACACCGGTCTGTTTTTCCTTCTCACCGGGTCACTGTTATCAGCTGGCCCGCTGGATGTATTCAGGTGTTCAATGATCTCCTTTAGATCTTGGGACATCCTCTTCAGCTGGGCGTCCACGTTCTCTGCAAGCTTGTACCtgcagaaagagatggagatattGCATAAAGATGAGATATCACTTAGTCATGATTCAGTTCACTGTGCATTGGTTTTCACTCAGAAAGTCTTTTGGTAAAACCTTACGTCCGCTCGCGTTCCTCGTCTGCGTTCTGCATGTAGATGGTTCCACTCTGTTCTTTGACAGACTCCTCCAGTGGGGACAGCAGGTCCTCCAGCTCCTTCTGTTGTGACAGGATGAAGTCCAGTTCCTGGTCCAGCCTGGGACGGGGTAGAGAGTAGAAACAAAGTCATACAATAAACATTGACAATTACCATAGATCTACTTACAGAATTCTGAATTATCTGATATATTCAAATACATTATAAGAAATAAAGCTGTTAACCGCTACCTTCTTTGGTCCAATttcactttctccatctccctgtgcAGTGATGTGATCTGTAACAACGAGATGAACATGCCCTTCAAACATCTGCCATGAAGAGACCCCAATGTTCAACTTCATATGAGATTAAAACAAAAAGCATTGCCTAGCTTCTAGTGGTGCAGTTACGAGAAGTGCCACTATAATGACATGTCTGTTTACCTTCTCTCCGTTCTCCACCAGCGTGCGGTCCCAGGCGTTGACCTGGGTGGCTTGCTGTAAGAAATGCCTCTCCTGGTCCTCCAGCTCAAGACTCCACTTGTTAATGAGACCCTCTAGTTGGATATATGACATCACTGGAGGAGCACTGCAGGGGGAGGAGTAAGGGACCAGTGACAAATCGGTCACATACAGAGCAGAAATTATtgggggtgtagcgaaatgcttgtgttcctagctccaacattgCAGAAAtttctaacaatacacacaaatctaaaaaagTCAAAAGAACAGATTTaagaaatattaggatgagcaatgtgtGTACACAggttttcctttctgttttctATGAGTTTGCCTACAACTCCAACACCTGCGGAAAGTACCTGGATGTGCGTATGTTCTTCAgcttttgtacacacacacacgtcggaatgtattcagaccactagaacttttccacatttggttactttacattttattctaaaatgtatgaaataaaaccaggtttagaaatgtttgcaaatttatcaaAGAAACATAATTTCCttatttaaataaatattcagacactttatgaaactcaaaattaagctcaggtgtatcctgtttccattgatgatccttgagatgtttctacaacttcacaccccattatttttatttctactttgcacattcttccattgcaaatctaccattccagtgttttacttgctatattgtatttacttcaccttatctcacctcatttgctcacatcgtatatagacttgtttatactgtattgactgtatgtttgttttactccatgtgtaactctgtgtcgttgtatgtgtcgaactgctttgctttatcttggccaggtcgcaattgtaaatgagaacttgttctcaacttgcctacctggttaaataaaggtgaaattaaaaattaaaaattggagtccacctgtgggacagtcgacaatgcatgtcagaacaaaaaccaagccactaggtcaaaggaattgttcgtagagctctgagacaggattgtgtcgaggcacagatctggggaagggtaccaaaaaacatctgcagcattgaaggtccaagaaaACAATGGCCcccatcactcttaaatggaagctTGTTATCacagacttcctagagctggtcaaaacttagcaatcgggggagaagggccttggtcagggaggtgaccaagaactcgatagtcactgacagagctccccTGTGAAGCTGGGAGAAACTTCCATAAGtacaaccatctccgcagcactccatcaataaggcctttatggtagagtggccagacggaagccactcagtaaaaatcaaataaaaaaaatcaaatcaaaagacacatgacagcccgcttggagttcgccaaaaggcacctaaagactcaagACCATGAGAAAGGAGACAAGctctgaacgtccttgagtggcccagcaagagcccgatCGAACATATCTgtagacttgaaaatagctgtgcagcaacactccccatccaacctgaaggagcttgagaaaatctgcagagaatgggagaaactccccaaatacaggtgtgccaaggttgtagAGTCATAACCAAGAAGAACCGAGGCTGGAATCACCACCAaacatgcttcaacaaagtactgagtaaagggtctgaatacttatgttaatgtgatatttgaagtttttatacatttgcaaaatatttATAGAAACctgttttcctttgtcattatggggtattgtgtgtagattgatgagggaaaaaaacaattgaatacattttagaataaggctgtaacgtaacaaaatttggaaaaagtcaaggggtctgagtacttcccgaaggcactgtatgtgatggGATGTACAGACAATATGGATACAtctgtattatacagtatatgtccagcaatagttaaataggataggccttgactagaatacagtaaatacatatgaagtgggtaaaacagtatttaAACATTGGTTACTTTAATAGTGTTCCATGACTACATACACGCATTTAAGTTTACTTCCAGAATTGAATTAATTGAAATTgaattaaccccaaccctaaataCAATGGTTATGGATACAAATACAGTGAGAGATATTGCAGTGAGTGATTGTAATAAACTGGACAGGCTGAACCCTGCAGTACCTTGCTGTAACAGTAGCAATGGTTGTGGCTGCGCCAGTGATGGGGGCCGTTACACCAATACCAATGGCGCCCGCAGATTTCATAGCCAGTGAGAAACCTGTGGTTGTGGTAGGGGCAGCTAAAACAAACACTAGAGTGAGGAATTCACAAATATGACAAAAATACTTCATGAACAACCCCATATACACAATTTTGCATAAACAGGCAACAATATCAATCTCTAGTTATTCTAATAATCCTGCATGATAAAACAGTGAACCTGTATAGTACCTGTGCCAACTGGGGCAGTAGTTGTGGCAGTGACTGCTCCCAGGGGTTTGAGCATGAAGCCCAGGGTACTTCCCGCTGTTGAGGTGGCAGCCGGGGCAGCGGAGGTAGGGGCAGCGCCCACTAATCAGGAGAGAGTCAAGAAATTAAATTCCACCACAGAATGTTAGAAAGCCAATATAACCTTATTTTTGAGTTTTCCAACACTTGATATTTCAAGCAAGAGCTCTGTAGTAGGAAATAAAACTCACAAAATCCTGTGATTGCTGCTGTAGCAGGAGCTGCTGTTGATGCTGGTACAGCAAAAAGAGAAGAACCTAATGAGGCTTGGGTAGCCGGGGCAGTTGCAGTCGGGGCTGGAGTAGCTTGAGAGAAAAGAATCGATCATCTTAAACTCATAGCCGGTAATAGTTTAAAAACAGGCACACACCCCCTtaaaaaaaaagcacattttcagtttaattttttttttttaaatctacaatTTGTCAGATATTCTTTTCATATATGCCAAATGTCTTTGATTCCCCTATTTACCAGAAGGTTTGACACCAAAAGCGAATCCTCCAACCTGGGTTGTGGTTGGTACAGCTGTTGAGGCCACAGAGTTCAGAGTCAGACCTGAGTAAAGACAAAATACTATAATTCAGGATGAAAAAAAAACCTCTGATGTAAAGTAATAATGGCATTTATAGTACATTACCCATGATCTGATAAACAGATGATGAGGAGCTCAGAAAACTCACTTGTGGGCTGGGTCCCCAGGGAGAGGCTGGCAGGTGTGCTGTTTCCAAATGAGAAGCCCCCTCCTACAGTTACAgtaggggctggggctgtggttgCCTGGACCTTGGCTGCACCAAAACTAAACCCACCTCCCATAATTTGGGTGGCTTCAGCAGGAGTTCCTAAAGAGAGTCCACCAGCTGCAGCAGGTTGGGTCTGGGGCTGAGTTTGGGCAACAGGGGCTCCAAGCCCCCCTGCGGCCCCAAAGCTGAACCCCCCTCCTGCAGGGGCAGCAGTGGTTTGTGTGGCGAGACCCCCACCAAGTCCAAAGCCTGTCCCAGAGGAGGGGGTTGCCATCCCCATAGTTAGCCCAGTCAGTGCAGGTTGAGAGGCGACTGGTGTACCCAGATTGAGTTTAGCAATGGGAGTCCTAAAGACAAAAGCATGAGAAAATACAATTACAATCCTACTGTAAGCTACACAGGCAACAACCTACcaagtttattttatttaactaggcaagtaagtaaAATATTTACAAcaactgcctaccccggccaaacccggacgacgctgggccaattgtgcgccgccctacgggactcccaatcacagccggatgtgatacagcctgaattcgaaccagggaccGTAGTAACGCCTCTTgcagacatgcagtgccttaagCCACTCAGGAGTTTGTTCAGCTCACCATCAATGCTACCCTAAGATAATATAACTACCCAAACATCCATGCAATCTACATCATCCAACAGACCCACCCAAAAGAGAAGCCTCCTCCTGCAGGAGTACTGCTCTGTGCAGGGGTCCCAAAACTGAACCCTCCAGTTGGGTTTGTGCTACCCTGGATGGGCATAGCAAACAGCCCAGAGCTCTGGGGGGCAGCTACTGGGGCCTGGGGAGTGCTGGGGGTTCCGAAAGAGAAGCCACCACCTGGAGCTGCAGCACTAGGCATCCCAAAGCCTGTGGCTGGGGCAGTTGCAGCTGTGGTTTTGGGAGCTCCAAAGCTGAATCCAGTACTGGACGCTTGTCCAAAGTTGAATCCTCCACTCATTGTCCTATCCAGAAAGAGAACAACGGAGAGAATAATACAATGACATATCGTACCAATATCATTATAGTCCCTTCCAACATCTTCGTCCACCAACACAGCTTGGctagaaacagagaagagattcAGCTGGACATGGGAATGACCTGTTCTGATAATAAAAACTTGCCAGAAGATACCGACCCTACCATCACGCTTGTTTACACGGACGTGCACTTGGGTCGAAACACAACCACGGTTACATTAAAACACATTGGCGGCTCATGCTAGTTTGCAGTGGCCACCACAGACATTTTGGAATGgcagtgtcagccaatcagctcctTACTTGTTCAACTCAACACCCCATTCCATTATGGGTGTTGGGGGCTACTGCTAACTAGCATGAGGCAGAACATTTCGAATTTCCGAGAAAACTAGCATTATTTCAATCTACTCGATGGAACCGTGTGGACAAAGGTCATATACAGTAGGATATCCCATCCCTGCATTGAGCGGTACATTTTCCGACCAGTATCTGGCGCCGGTTCCACGGCCTCTTAAAATATAACTATGATTTATCATGATTGCGTTCCGACCCCTGTGTAGTTCGGTGTGAACGGTAGGGTTGGTATCGAAACAGTAGGGCTGGTATCTTCTGGCAACATGCTAACAgactaatttagctagctagccagctaactaccttTTGAGTTAGCATTTTTTACACTGATGTATAAATAGCAAATGGGAGAACGGTATCAAGCCAGTTGACATTCAGCAAATAAATTGCCTAtatggcagctagctagctagctagctagcgttaccaAACTAGCAAAttttagttggctagctagtcaGCTATGGTTGGTTAGCTACAAAAATACGAACGAGTTAGCAAACTAACGTTAGATGGCTAACAAAACGCCATATATTAAACCTCCAGCCAAACAAATGTATACATGTTCGTTCACTGGCGTTGAACAAATGGATAACATAACCATACCTTTCGTTTTTTTCAGACAACAAATTAAATTGAAAAACGCACGTTATCTACGTGGAGTTTCAACGAGCGCTTTTATGGTTGCGAAAACGACAACACTGGCAGGTCCACAAACGCCCAGAATGTGAGAGCGCCATCTGCTGTGACGGAGTGTGGAGCTAGACCATGCTGCAACTCAGGACAAGTAGTAgaattagtatatatatatattgtttttggtAGTATTGCAgtggtttttttgtgtgtttttttttttttttggggggtcaaaTAGGTATCTACTTATTTAACTTATTAAGTACAGAAAAATACATAGTGTATTTATCTAACTTCAAACTCACCAACTTCTAGAAAACCCCCCTTCAATGTAGACCTGTGCTTCTTGTGTGCTTCTTCCCAGGCCATATTACGACTGGACATGCCATTAATTAATTCAAAGGAATGCTCCATATTGTACCAAATTAATCACATTCctctgtacagtgcattcggaaagtattcagaccccttccccacaCGTTGTTACAtgacagccttaatctaaaatggattcaagagaaaaaaaatctatctaCACTAAATACCCCATATAAAGGCAGGGGAAAAATTTatttaaaattaaaaacagaaataccttattttcataagcattcagacactttgctatgagattcgaaattcagcttaagtgcatcctgtttccattgatcatccttgaaatgtttctacaacttggagtccatctgtggtaaattcaattgactggacatgatttggaaaggcacacaccggtctatataaggtcccacagttcatgtcagagcaaaaaccaagccatgagatcgaacgAATTGTgccgaggcaggattgtgtcgaggcaaagatctgtggaagggtatcAAAAGATGTCgggagcattgaaggtccccaagaacataatggacgccatcattcttaaatggaagaagtttggaaccatcaagactttTCAGAgatctggccgcccggccaaactgagcaatcggagaagggccttggtcagcgaggtgaccaagaacccaatggtcactttgacagagctccagagtggagatgggagaaccttccagaagtacaaccatctctgcagcactccaccaatcaggcctatgATAAAgcagccagatggaagccactcctcagtaaaaggcatatgacagcctaCTTtagcaaaaggcacctaaaggactcagacgatgagaaacaagattttctggtctgatgaaaccaagattgaactctttggcctgaatgcaaagcgtcacatcaagaggaaacctggctccatccctacGGTGGTATTTGTCCTTTTGATTCAGTCACTAATGAATACTAACATAGACAAAGTAGACTCCTCAATGTAGCATTTAGTTCCTGCAAGTCCAGATAATGAAGCCCATGAGAGCCAAAGCTGTCTGAAATCCCCTCATCTCATCTTTCTCCCTCACAGAGCTCTCTGACAGACTGTGGCAGACAGTCTCCACTTAGTGAACACAGTCTGAGCGGAGTGCTTAGAAAGCCTGAGGGGCTTGTGGCTGAGAGCATTCTCAGAATCTAGGCTAGTGAACAGCATCCAATGATCTGCTATCTGGGTTCACCATGGATTAATCACTACTCCACCAAAACACCTCTGTATGGATGGAGAATACATCCATCCAACTAACACAGAAGTTAAATAGGCATTAGGTACCACAGTGATAGTTGCACTATCACTGTACAGCAGCCTATTGTTACTTTATGGATTGATACTTTTGAATGCAAGCAACTAGACCATGCTGGTATCTAGAGAAAAGTAAGCAAATGTATTTGGTAAATTGGTAAACCGCACTGTAGTAAAAATCCTAGGGTGGTGCGACCCCATCACTCTTTCCCTCCAGTGTAGAGAAATGCCCACAGGCAGACAGTCCACAGAGCATACGTCCCTTCAGACCTCCCACAGCACACAATGAACACAGGGAAACAAATCACCAATCACTATGCTAATGTTGTCTGCTTGTCAAGGGACAAATACTTTGACCATGAATGAAATAAGGTTCTACAATGTATACTAAACAAAAACAcataagtgttggtcccataacctgaaataagatcccagaaattgtttCACACCTTCAAAaagcacaggtgcaccttgtgctggggacaataaaaggacactgcCGTTATCACACAGCATAATGCCACAGATATTttaagttgagggagcgtgcaattggaatgctggcTGTAGGAACATCTAcccgagctgttgccagataattgaaagtttatggtagagaaattaactgcCTGTGTTgtattagagaatttggcagtacgtccaaccggcctcaaccccagaccacatgtatggcatcatgtgggcaagtggtttgctgatggCAACATTGTGAATACTGTgcaccatggtggcggtggggttatggtatggacaggtaTACGctagacaatgaacacaattgcattttatctatggcaattttgATTGCAGAGATACCGAGACGAGATCCTGAGGATCTGTACACgtcccagttcttcaatggcATGCTTACGCAAacatgtcatccattgagcatatttgggatACTCTGGATGAAcctgtatgacagcgtgttccagttcccgccaatatccagcaacttcacacagccattgaagagtgggacaacattccataggccacaatcaacCTGATCAACTCAACACAAagcaaatagtggtcacaccagacactgactggttttctgagccacatcactttaaaaaaaatatataaaaagctGTGACCAAGAGATGCCTATCTGtattcagtcatgtgaaatccataaattaagTCCAATTAATTTCTCAACTTATTTCCTTTGTACAGCGTTATATGAACTTTAAAAtcattgcatttatatttgtgcAATAAAGATATGCCTAAGTACAAATAAAAAGCAGATTTAAATgcattgtttgtttttatttattgttcTCTTTATGTATAAAGCACTGCAGAGTAAACATTTATACAAAAGACAAAAACGCATTGGTATGGTAACGCCGCTATATGGAATGCAGAAATATGTCAGCTATATTTTTTGGTCATGGTGAATTCAAAAGATTAAGTGGAAACCTTACTGTGCAACAGAATATAGCATCAAGACAAAATGAAAAGGCACAACGAATGAAACTGAACTCAGTAAGCTCCCTCTCTTCCAGAGTAAGACATCTTTAGTGCAATACAAAAATGCTAGACAAGACACCCAGCTCCTTTCAGCTTACTAGCTAGCATAATTGAAAAAACAGAAACAGAATACCCTTCAGGCTTGGTCATTACTAAGGTTTGACCTTATGGCTTCTGTGTAGAGATATGCAGCTGTTGCCAAGACCAGCTATAAATATATGCATGCATTTCAATAGGGCAGAGGGGAAAGTTAATACTCCACAATTTCAGTTTAACCAAGTTAAAGCTTGTCATCCACTGTAAGGGATGTTATGAATATGTAGTGTGAACAGCAAGCATATAGTTGTAACAGTAAAAATGCACATACCATACAGCATTCTGAAACAAATAGTGTGTTACATATTGAGAAGTAACATACCAAGTTGTCCTCTAACAGGCCTAGTCTTCTTCAGAAACATGCTATGGGCTTCACTTAAATAAGAATACTACAAAATATTGTGTAAACACATTGCTGTTCAAAACAAGGTTGAAGTAACACTGGCACCTTTAGTAACATTTTCTTCCACGTCTTTCTAAATTCCCAGGTCGCCCTTCAAGCAAATGGCTTGTGGGTAGTTTGTCGATGCCAAAGTGACACAGCATCCTGGTTAAGGCCACTTCATCCCCCGGCCCATCAAGCATGCGAACACCGTCATTACCATTTTGGACTTGACCTCCACCAGGTCGTCTGGGAGAGCGTAGACACACACCCCGATCTTCCTCGCCATGGAAATGGCATATCTAAGAGTAGAAATAGGTTGTTTCATTTAATATTGATCAGCACTTTCTTGCATGACAAGACATTGACATTTCCATTTGTTGAATATTCATTTGCATGACTTAATATATTAGtgtgccttcaaagtattcatacacctcGACTTACTCCAGTTACAGCCTGTATTCAAAATGAAGACCTCACCCGCCTATATACACCCcataaatgacaaagtgaaaacatgtatagacattgaaaattaaatacagaaatctaatttacatGATTTATACAGTATTCACAGTTCCAATGTCAAAAACACTTTGAAGGAACGTTTATAGCTCTGTAAGTCTTATTATCCAAGAAAATGAAACGGAAGATGTCTGTGGCTtcctgctcccagacagactaaagtAAAAGTGCCctcgcaaccaaaacatgcagcTGCAGGCCCTGACAacatccccagccgcatcctcagagcatgcgtagaccagctggctggtgttcaGACAGACATACTCAATTCAtctttatcccagtctgctgtttccacattcttcaagagggccaccattgttcctgttcccaagaaagttaaggtaacggagctaaacgactaccttcccgtagcactcacttccgtcctcatgaagtgctttaagactggtcaaggaccatatcacctccaccctacctgacacccaccccaataggtccacagacgatgcaatagcaaccacactgcactaacccatctggacaagaggaatacatgtgagaaagctgttcattgactacagctcagcatttaacaccatagtatcccccaaactcgtcatcaagctcgagaccctgggtctcgaccccgccctgtacaactgggtactggatttcctgacgggccgcccccaggtgatgagggtaggaaacatcgccaccccgctgatcctcaacactggggccccacaaggggggGGGGAGGCAGTGAGCcttttcctgtactccctgttcacccacaactgcgtgtcCAActcagacgacactacagtggtaggcttgattaccaacaatgacgagatggcctacggggaggaggtgagggccctcggagtgtggtgtcaggaaaataacctcacattcaatgtcaacaaaacaaaggagatgatcgttgacttcaggaaacagagggagcacccccctatccacattaaCGGGACAGTAGTAAGTTttgttcctcggcatacacatcatagacaaactgaaatggtccacccacacagacagcgtggtgaaggcgcagcagcacctcttcaacctcaggaggctgaagaaattcagctcgtcaccaaaagcacaaacttctacagatgcacaatcgagagcatccttcaacaaagtacttaaaggatctgaatacttatgcaaatgtgatgttTATTTTGAATCAATTTGCACCAAGAAAAACCCTTTTTCTCACCAAGCagtactgcttcttgacactgctcacttaaccagGGATCCAACcgcaatgtgtcagaggaagcaCCGTCCAACTGGCGACAGTTTCAGCATGCATGCgtccagcccgccacaggagtcccatcacgctctagcgacaaggacatcccggcaggccaaaccctcccctaacccgggccaATTGTACACCTCaggtctcccggttgcggccggctgcaacacagcccagatctgtagtgacgcctctagcactgcgatgcagtgccttagaccactgcgccatatcgggaggcaaaaaaaaaaaagtttttgctttgtcattatgggttattgcgtgtagattgatgggtgaaaaaaacaatttaatacattttagaataaggctaaacaaaatgtagaaaaagtcaaggggtctgaatactctgaACACACACCCTTCCTAAAAGCTGTTCTGCGAAGTGCAAGTAGTATGACTGCTCTGACTTCTACAGAGGCCGTATCACCGTAAATGTTGCATGGCCAATGCATATGTCAGATTGACCACGCAGTGCCTTAAGTCtcaaagagctttccacacctggattgtgcaacatttgcccactcattattacattttttattcttcaagctgtcaaattggttgttcatTGCTAGACAACTACTCAGAGCCATCTCAGccacattcaatgttgtcttgggaagcaatatttggccttgtgtttcaggttattgttctgctgaaaggtgacttcatcttccagtgtctggtggaaagcagactgaacc from Oncorhynchus tshawytscha isolate Ot180627B linkage group LG09, Otsh_v2.0, whole genome shotgun sequence encodes the following:
- the LOC112257691 gene encoding nuclear pore glycoprotein p62 isoform X2, coding for MSGGFNFGQASSTGFSFGAPKTTAATAPATGFGMPSAAAPGGGFSFGTPSTPQAPVAAPQSSGLFAMPIQGSTNPTGGFSFGTPAQSSTPAGGGFSFGTPIAKLNLGTPVASQPALTGLTMGMATPSSGTGFGLGGGLATQTTAAPAGGGFSFGAAGGLGAPVAQTQPQTQPAAAGGLSLGTPAEATQIMGGGFSFGAAKVQATTAPAPTVTVGGGFSFGNSTPASLSLGTQPTSLTLNSVASTAVPTTTQVGGFAFGVKPSATPAPTATAPATQASLGSSLFAVPASTAAPATAAITGFLGAAPTSAAPAATSTAGSTLGFMLKPLGAVTATTTAPVGTAAPTTTTGFSLAMKSAGAIGIGVTAPITGAATTIATVTASAPPVMSYIQLEGLINKWSLELEDQERHFLQQATQVNAWDRTLVENGEKITSLHREMEKVKLDQRRLDQELDFILSQQKELEDLLSPLEESVKEQSGTIYMQNADEERERTYKLAENVDAQLKRMSQDLKEIIEHLNTSSGPADNSDPLQQICKILNAHMDSLQWIDQNSVLLQRRVEDVSKLCDNRRKEQEKTFRITFH
- the LOC112257691 gene encoding nuclear pore glycoprotein p62 isoform X1, which produces MSGGFNFGQASSTGFSFGAPKTTAATAPATGFGMPSAAAPGGGFSFGTPSTPQAPVAAPQSSGLFAMPIQGSTNPTGGFSFGTPAQSSTPAGGGFSFGTPIAKLNLGTPVASQPALTGLTMGMATPSSGTGFGLGGGLATQTTAAPAGGGFSFGAAGGLGAPVAQTQPQTQPAAAGGLSLGTPAEATQIMGGGFSFGAAKVQATTAPAPTVTVGGGFSFGNSTPASLSLGTQPTSLTLNSVASTAVPTTTQVGGFAFGVKPSATPAPTATAPATQASLGSSLFAVPASTAAPATAAITGFLGAAPTSAAPAATSTAGSTLGFMLKPLGAVTATTTAPVGTVFVLAAPTTTTGFSLAMKSAGAIGIGVTAPITGAATTIATVTASAPPVMSYIQLEGLINKWSLELEDQERHFLQQATQVNAWDRTLVENGEKITSLHREMEKVKLDQRRLDQELDFILSQQKELEDLLSPLEESVKEQSGTIYMQNADEERERTYKLAENVDAQLKRMSQDLKEIIEHLNTSSGPADNSDPLQQICKILNAHMDSLQWIDQNSVLLQRRVEDVSKLCDNRRKEQEKTFRITFH